The DNA sequence ctttgtaaataacccatcaatttccctaaaattaaaagcagacatacttcaaagttagtaaataagatcaagtcagttactgagctccagctctcgtcccccaccctcttccaccctcaagtctttgtaaataaaccatcaatttcccttaaatttttaccctctgtatttcagacaccgtaaataaaatcaagtcagttatcgagctccagctctcgtccccgccttaattctctttcgtatctttgtaaataacccatcaatttccctgaaatttttaccctctgtatttcagacatagtaaatatgatgtaaacaattataaaactctagctcttgtcctctgtccaagttcactcctgtaaattcattactatcagtccaaatccccctgagatttaaacacccaactacattttcagacatagtaaataaaaaccagttcagttatcaagtttcaactcttgtgccccagcttagttcattttgtacaagttctttattttccaactaaatcaccccgagatttaagatcaccttattttctaacgtagtaaaattaatctggacattagccttagatcatcagacataaatatattcgatcaagtccgtctccagcttatctcttatccgagtatacacataaccccaacctgtttaattatctttcaccccctcccaccttcctccatctcatccaagtctcataaatttaaatgtagctattaatttgcgttctttccccgttcatagcatattctctgtaagttcagatctgtacttagtcttacatattctctacttctttcccattttatacaagacttaaacaactattaccgtctcctctatcttatttaaacatgagtcatatgtaaatataccccgactctttccatccaatacaagtcctagcttgttcaccgcccaactcactacgctatttctactctacatgttatagcatgttttccgctcatcttggtaccaacccttacaatctctctctcattccttttacatgtctcagcatgtctcagcatgttcgcctcgcatcttactacgctgtctactttacatgttgtagcgtgtattactgtgtcccatatcttatttaaacatgagtcatatgtaaatatacccgactccttccatccattacaagtcctagcttgttcaccgcccaactcactacactgtctactttacatgttgtagcatgttttccgcacatcttgataccatcccttacaatctctcaatcctttacacatcccaactttcaaccctttcttacaattttcctccatccctccgctacatgttcttacccgttcattacagtccactacttattctctaatcatctctgtactaattctcaaaactagttggttctgtcattttagtaagtaagtaagtagatcatcgttattaacaacgacaacaacaacaacaacagtaacattactaattcacagtaagttactactgagcatttggtagttatccattttcaaataaggtcaatataaatcattctaagacatcttcgtacaattaaagatacttgcccgtgcactaagtcattacttacagtagcatcttaaggcattgttttcgtaactcagttttattaaacatacaccttcattagtcaaaggaaaacttttcaagtcattgtattcaatatttccgttaaacttactacatcatgtcattattcggtttcataattaagtacttgtttcagtcctccaatgtaataagcaaattattctattaaggataaagaaatcttatttagaagagacattaagtttattacaacatttaacgcatacaagtgttttagtagttatacaggtattcaagaaatcataagtgttcttagtagttttacaagtgttcaagaaaatcatatacagttattcttagtagttatacaggtattcataagtgttcaagaagcaaacatatacagttattcttagtagttatacaagtgttcaagaaaatcatatacaagtgttcttagtaattatacaagtgttcaagaaaatcataagtgttcaagaagcaattggatttattatatataaaatatttcctctacaaattggacagcatttcagagctaaaagacaaccactgcacgtcaccatatgtttacatggtagtattacaatatttatatttttatccatacaaactctgcataaaatatcttcttcccaagattgttctgtacagtccttgttttcaacagtgttagtacaagtctccggtaaagttttcaatcccagatcttcaagcgtagcttcttgttcctctttatcatcaactgcttcataaattaagtcccgtacccgtaaataaatatctgttccctcttgcatatacctcaacacgatttctagacatctactttgtataataaaaggcaacaaatctctggattccttaaggtactcacttaaagcatatcttatactctccacaggtattaattttttatgaatcagatgtttgaacttatccataccctccattaagatattaattaaatcattgtctataggttttataggtaatggtattgtcaatctagcattcttaacaaattccttgccccttgcaagaataatgtaagcacattctggactacatctcgcatgtaacgtccaaggatcatcttctggtctccaatttcgtattccacaggcgcagtgatagcagcagacgtggtcacttatacctgaaaaccataaaacaatccagcattatctcgttactatcttttaactaatattcattatttctttacttataactctattaagtttaaaatagttaaaacacttcataccacagtaaaaaaaaccagcttctgccagctcatgagaagtttgcttgacacttccaggccatgtcatatcaaatgtctctaggcgagatttataagttaccaatcctggattcagcgatttcctaaattttatcaatcccagatcttccttaggaggagcaccacctaaaaaaatataacgtagttacgtaaattattctttagaagaataagaagtatctatttaagcaatcaagttttgtacagagtatataagactggtataagaatacatcataagaatatatacttactactatcacttattttcttatttcccagttctattttatgggaaacaaattccagtccatatttgaaagctatctcagacacctctaaagaaacattgtcactcctcttgcctctaataaaggcacagtcttgattaatgatcttatgacgtcttctggggctatcaccaacaatccatgcacctactatacaataacaaaatgcacacaaacagtaatcactattgcgaaggtaatagaacccatcttcaactaagtcaatagggtttaaccacttaatgggccaatccacaaatgtttgtagtctaactcctgcacatttaaggctttctatactgtaaaacttcctggcacacaaaggatccatcgtgtgagggcagcactaactattagagtaggataagcaagtatatatatccctaaaataagtatcgtacatcgctacatatttaacagtttcctcatttataatagacagtaatctcctctaaatacttctctatttaaaaatccttaaagtttcataattaaataaagctcttatataaatacttagtaaactactttcattatttattagacttattagaaaaaatacatcactttggcaatctcgctaaaagtatactgttacgtcattattcgtagctgccgtacataatgatagatatatatatataatttagtagtaaattcttatttaatctaattaaaatatatgcttaaagcatctatatcctaaaatgaaatatactattagttataatgtcatatataatatcactctaaggtaacaaaaatccttattaatatattcaaatacgtggtaacttttacatttcccccaatataagagcgcggacctcacattagggatattattacgactatctggatcgtatctactaccttacgaggaagaaaattcaccatggatactgttctgacaacttgtcagggttatttaaccgacgattcattttgtaataatgaaacctgtattgtgtacggagtgaactgtatatcctgtgttcccagaggaatggccctagacttagccaagaaatattctcatgctgatgcttataatgttcgccgacccttgtacagtcttaagagatgtatccctgaagatcgtccagtaccaggaacaattcatatctctaaaggagaaaatcttccgtatattgttgctatagccacacaatacggtattggattacctatagaaagtaataacattgctcagggaattatagaaaactcaaaagacagaaacatgctctctggattaaacgaagatacatccattaatcgtctcgtctacttcaagaatggtatgaaagatttatttaactttatcaagggctctcctcaaattatgagagttataataccaacaggaattgggatta is a window from the Procambarus clarkii isolate CNS0578487 chromosome 48, FALCON_Pclarkii_2.0, whole genome shotgun sequence genome containing:
- the LOC138350936 gene encoding baculoviral IAP repeat-containing protein 8-like; translation: MDPLCARKFYSIESLKCAGVRLQTFVDWPIKWLNPIDLVEDGFYYLRNSDYCLCAFCYCIVGAWIVGDSPRRRHKIINQDCAFIRGKRSDNVSLEVSEIAFKYGLEFVSHKIELGNKKISDSSGAPPKEDLGLIKFRKSLNPGLVTYKSRLETFDMTWPGSVKQTSHELAEAGFFYCGISDHVCCYHCACGIRNWRPEDDPWTLHARCSPECAYIILARGKEFVKNARLTIPLPIKPIDNDLINILMEGMDKFKHLIHKKLIPVESIRYALSEYLKESRDLLPFIIQSRCLEIVLRYMQEGTDIYLRVRDLIYEAVDDKEEQEATLEDLGLKTLPETCTNTVENKDCTEQSWEEDILCRVCMDKNINIVILPCKHMVTCSGCLLALKCCPICRGNILYIINPIAS